From the Theobroma cacao cultivar B97-61/B2 chromosome 2, Criollo_cocoa_genome_V2, whole genome shotgun sequence genome, one window contains:
- the LOC18609809 gene encoding MLP-like protein 31, with protein sequence MFCNKPHHVSNACSDKVQSCDLHEGNWGNEGSIVCWNYVHEGKPKVAKERIESIDPNNNSISCRVIEGDLLKEYKSFVIKIQVTPKSQGEGSIARWTMEYEKLHEGIAHPETLLELAVQVSKDVDAHLIQGN encoded by the exons ATGTTCTGCAACAAACCTCACCATGTATCCAATGCTTGCTCTGATAAGGTACAATCATGTGACTTACATGAGGGTAATTGGGGGAATGAGGGTTCCATCGTCTGCTGGAATTATGTTCATG AAGGGAAGCCTAAAGTTgcaaaagaaagaattgaATCGATTGATCCAAACAACAACTCAATCTCTTGCAGAGTGATTGAAGGAGACCTTTTGAAGGAGTACAAGAGCTTCGTAATCAAAATTCAAGTTACCCCAAAGAGCCAGGGTGAGGGCAGTATAGCGCGCTGGACTATGGAGTACGAAAAGCTGCACGAGGGTATTGCACATCCAGAGACTTTGCTGGAGCTCGCAGTCCAAGTTTCCAAAGATGTCGATGCTCACCTCATCCAAGGAAACTAA
- the LOC18609812 gene encoding MLP-like protein 31: MASALTGKLEGDVEIKASAEKFHDMFCNKPHHVSNTCSEKVQGCELHDGDWGTEGSIICWSYVHDGEAKKAKQVIEAIDSEKNSITFRMIEGDLMKEYKSFVVKFQATPKSEGEGSIVHWTFEYEKLHEGIAHPETLLEFLLSVSKDISAHLTQGN; the protein is encoded by the exons ATGGCGTCGGCTCTGACCGGTAAGCTTGAAGGTGATGTAGAGATCAAGGCTTCCGCCGAGAAGTTTCATGATATGTTCTGCAACAAACCCCACCACGTGTCCAACACCTGCTCTGAAAAGGTACAAGGATGTGAGTTACATGACGGTGACTGGGGGACTGAGGGTTCCATTATCTGCTGGAGTTATGTGCATG ATGGAGAGGCTAAGAAAGCAAAGCAGGTAATTGAAGCAATAGACTCTGAGAAGAACTCAATCACTTTTAGAATGATTGAAGGAGACCTCATGAAGGAGTACAAGagctttgtagtcaaatttcAAGCTACACCCAAAAGCGAGGGTGAGGGCAGTATAGTGCACTGGACTTTCGAATACGAAAAGCTGCACGAGGGCATTGCACATCCGGAGACCCTGCTGGAATTCCTACTTAGTGTCTCCAAAGACATCTCCGCTCACCTCACCCAAGGAAATTAA